From Cheilinus undulatus linkage group 17, ASM1832078v1, whole genome shotgun sequence, one genomic window encodes:
- the fybb gene encoding FYN-binding protein 1 isoform X1 produces the protein MSAKGDVKAMMARFQTGGSSTDETSSTAVGRPKQPLHPTLSSGPTIPTKKPVLESLSGSAANTPSKPPAYLKNTVSTKSDTDVHEPNKTKALANRFGSPQDDSNTKPFIGNKQQVPFKLPVSQASDNKGPVTKPPFNKPTLTHTMSDPKPAFPKPSPAAASKPSWVKEDSGGGVTSSTPSKVPLQHKPPSSLGKLRHQNEETAGSDAANKLPPMPKSPYKPTPGFKNSQNMFNKEDKTQPSDDDGAKKPPLSAITDTASKPPPIPNSTLKPTSSFRNTQNMFNKDREKAEASDDAKTDGAKKPPRTTNTDAENKPPPIPNSTIKPASSFRNTQNMFNKEREKNEPSDGGMKTTPPPKPPASKKPSIKRPSQTSKVKDVATSGPKQNPLPNSLALGPAPAKPNRPPKVNLENFKRGAEAPDEGPGTLKKPFIPTPQPSHPSNNGNNVTPAQPLPPALPSLPPRHPAAMVLQDECYDDVDEFSSPPPPPLPSSAGHPSQRKEVASDDDDGEMYEDLDDRWEAAEKPDKNKEKEEKKRLEAEKKEQKEREKKEQDARKKFKLVGPLEVIHQGKARVDCRGGKTDLGLKQGDSLDIIRVQGNPEGKWLGRTQDGSIGYVKTTSVEIDFNSLKNHKPQQAYDPEVYDDVDVALHDNSGSRGPGVVLPPLPGEDGEIYDDVVDPNLDVSPEDPGSSSSSKPLGFLRIFERSRRPLSTKEVPPPSQFTAEVNSDQQGAAVDEEIYDDVDSQNAPQPPSISSLLSLKGKIKADDSDSKRQKKLEKEEKEFRKKFKYEGEIQVLYQVTIIPTLNTKKWSSKDLPVKAGEKLDVIVKAEDNKLVCRNEDGKFGYVLTSHIATDDGDIYDDIGDDCIYDND, from the exons AGTGCCAAGGGTGATGTAAAGGCCATGATGGCTCGCTTCCAGACAGGCGGATCCAGCACTGATGAGACTTCTTCTACAGCGGTGGGACGCCCAAAGCAACCCCTGCACCCAACCCTCTCTTCTGGTCCCACCATTCCGACAAAGAAACCTGTCCTGGAGAGTCTCTCTGGTAGTGCAGCAAATACTCCTTCAAAACCTCCTGCATATCTTAAAAATACAGTCTCAACTAAAAGTGACACAGATGTACATGAACCAAATAAAACCAAAGCCTTGGCTAACCGCTTTGGAAGCCCACAGGATGACTCCAACACCAAACCTTTTATTGGTAACAAACAGCAGGTGCCCTTTAAGTTACCTGTTTCACAAGCTTCTGATAATAAAGGCCCGGTTACGAAGCCTCCTTTCAACAAGCCCACTCTGACCCACACTATGTCTGATCCCAAACCAGCCTTCCCTAAACCCTCCCCTGCGGCTGCCTCCAAGCCCAGCTGGGTCAAAGAGGACAGCGGTGGAGGTGTAACCAGCTCTACACCGAGCAAAGTTCCTTTACAGCACAAACCGCCCAGCAGCCTTGGAAAGTTAAGACACCAGAATGAAGAGACAGCAGGATCGGATGCTGCAAACAAGCTTCCCCCTATGCCAAAATCTCCTTATAAACCCACCCCAGGCTTCAAGAACTCTCAGAATATGTTCAACAAGGAGGACAAGACTCAACCATCAGATGACGATGGAGCCAAGAAGCCTCCCCTGAGCGCCATCACGGACACTGCAAGCAAACCTCCCCCTATTCCAAACTCAACCTTAAAGCCCACGTCCAGCTTCAGGAACACTCAGAATATGTTCAACAAGGACAGGGAGAAGGCTGAAGCATCAGATGATGCGAAAACAGATGGAGCCAAGAAGCCTCCACGGACCACCAACACAGACGCTGAAAACAAACCACCACCTATTCCAAACTCGACCATAAAGCCTGCCTCCAGCTTCAGGAACACTCAGAACATGTTCAACaaggagagggaaaaaaatgaaccaTCAGATGGCGGCATGAAGACCACTCCGCCTCCCAAACCTCCAGCCAGTAAAAAACCCAGCATTAAGAGGCCATCTCAGACCAGCAAGGTGAAAGACGTTGCCACCTCAGGCCCAAAGCAAAACCCCCTCCCCAACAGTTTAGCTTTGGGCCCTGCTCCTGCTAAGCCTAACCGACCTCCTAAAGTCAACCTGGAGAACTTTAAAAGAGGTGCCGAGGCCCCGGATGAGG gtCCTGGCACTTTAAAGAAACCCTTCATCCCAACTCCTCAGCCCTCTCACCCCAGTAACAATGGCAACAACGTGACCCCAGCTCAACCTCTACCGCCTGCACTTCCTAGCCTGCCTCCACGACATCCTGCAGCCAT GGTCCTGCAGGATGAGTGCTACGATGATGTTGACGAGTTTAGcagccctccacctcctcctctaccaTCATCTGCAG GTCACCCAAGTCAGAGGAAAGAG GTGGCAAGTGACGATGATGATGGAGAGATGTATGAAGACCTTGATGATCGATG GGAAGCAGCTGAAAAGCCAGACaagaacaaagagaaagaggagaaaaagcgTCTGGAGGCAGAGAAGAAGGAGCAGAAGGAACGTGAGAAGAAGGAACAAGACGCAAGGAAGAAATTCAAA CTGGTCGGACCCCTGGAGGTGATTCACCAAGGTAAAGCTCGCGTGGACTGCCGAGGTGGTAAGACTGACCTGGGTCTGAAGCAGGGAGACAGTCTGGACATCATCCGCGTCCAGGGCAACCCAGAAGGAAAATGGTTGGGACGGACACAGGACGGATCCA TTGGCTATGTGAAGACGACTTCAGTGGAGATTGACTTTAACAGTCTGAAGAATCATAAACCTCAGCAGGCCTACGACCCCGAGGTTTATGATGACGTCGATGTGGCCTTGCATGATAACAG TGGGAGCAGAGGACCAGGAG TTGTCCTTCCACCACTGCCAGGAGAAGACGGAGAAATATATGACGATGTTGTTGATCCAAACCTAGACGTCAG TCCAGAGGATCCTgggtcttcttcttcttcgaAGCCTCTTGGCTTCCTGCGGATATTTGAGCGGAGCAGACGTCCTCTCAGCACTAAAGA AGTGCCTCCACCCAGCCAGTTCACTGCAGAGGTGAATTCAG ATCAGCAAGGAGCAGCAGTTGATGAGGAGATATATGATGATGTTGACTCTCAAAATGCTCCTCAACCTCCTTCGATCAGCAG CCTCCTGTCACTGAAAGGCAAAATTAAAGCTGACGATTCAGACtcaaagaggcagaaaaagctggagaaagaggagaaggaaTTCAGGAAGAAGTTTAAA TATGAAGGGGAGATCCAGGTGTTGTACCAGGTGACCATCATCCCGACACTGAATACTAAGAAGTGGAGCAGTAAAGACCTTCCGGTGAAAGCAGGAGAGAAACTAGACGTCATAGTTAAAGCTGAGGACAACAAGCTGGTCTGTCGGAACGAGGACGGCAAGT TTGGTTACGTTTTGACCAGCCACATTGCTACGGA TGATGGCGATATCTACGATGATATTGGAGACG ACTGCATCTATGACAACGATTGA
- the fybb gene encoding FYN-binding protein 1 isoform X2 yields the protein MSAKGDVKAMMARFQTGGSSTDETSSTAVGRPKQPLHPTLSSGPTIPTKKPVLESLSGSAANTPSKPPAYLKNTVSTKSDTDVHEPNKTKALANRFGSPQDDSNTKPFIGNKQQVPFKLPVSQASDNKGPVTKPPFNKPTLTHTMSDPKPAFPKPSPAAASKPSWVKEDSGGGVTSSTPSKVPLQHKPPSSLGKLRHQNEETAGSDAANKLPPMPKSPYKPTPGFKNSQNMFNKEDKTQPSDDDGAKKPPLSAITDTASKPPPIPNSTLKPTSSFRNTQNMFNKDREKAEASDDAKTDGAKKPPRTTNTDAENKPPPIPNSTIKPASSFRNTQNMFNKEREKNEPSDGGMKTTPPPKPPASKKPSIKRPSQTSKVKDVATSGPKQNPLPNSLALGPAPAKPNRPPKVNLENFKRGAEAPDEGPGTLKKPFIPTPQPSHPSNNGNNVTPAQPLPPALPSLPPRHPAAMVLQDECYDDVDEFSSPPPPPLPSSAGHPSQRKEVASDDDDGEMYEDLDDRWEAAEKPDKNKEKEEKKRLEAEKKEQKEREKKEQDARKKFKLVGPLEVIHQGKARVDCRGGKTDLGLKQGDSLDIIRVQGNPEGKWLGRTQDGSIGYVKTTSVEIDFNSLKNHKPQQAYDPEVYDDVDVALHDNSGSRGPGVVLPPLPGEDGEIYDDVVDPNLDVRVPPPSQFTAEVNSDQQGAAVDEEIYDDVDSQNAPQPPSISSLLSLKGKIKADDSDSKRQKKLEKEEKEFRKKFKYEGEIQVLYQVTIIPTLNTKKWSSKDLPVKAGEKLDVIVKAEDNKLVCRNEDGKFGYVLTSHIATDDGDIYDDIGDDCIYDND from the exons AGTGCCAAGGGTGATGTAAAGGCCATGATGGCTCGCTTCCAGACAGGCGGATCCAGCACTGATGAGACTTCTTCTACAGCGGTGGGACGCCCAAAGCAACCCCTGCACCCAACCCTCTCTTCTGGTCCCACCATTCCGACAAAGAAACCTGTCCTGGAGAGTCTCTCTGGTAGTGCAGCAAATACTCCTTCAAAACCTCCTGCATATCTTAAAAATACAGTCTCAACTAAAAGTGACACAGATGTACATGAACCAAATAAAACCAAAGCCTTGGCTAACCGCTTTGGAAGCCCACAGGATGACTCCAACACCAAACCTTTTATTGGTAACAAACAGCAGGTGCCCTTTAAGTTACCTGTTTCACAAGCTTCTGATAATAAAGGCCCGGTTACGAAGCCTCCTTTCAACAAGCCCACTCTGACCCACACTATGTCTGATCCCAAACCAGCCTTCCCTAAACCCTCCCCTGCGGCTGCCTCCAAGCCCAGCTGGGTCAAAGAGGACAGCGGTGGAGGTGTAACCAGCTCTACACCGAGCAAAGTTCCTTTACAGCACAAACCGCCCAGCAGCCTTGGAAAGTTAAGACACCAGAATGAAGAGACAGCAGGATCGGATGCTGCAAACAAGCTTCCCCCTATGCCAAAATCTCCTTATAAACCCACCCCAGGCTTCAAGAACTCTCAGAATATGTTCAACAAGGAGGACAAGACTCAACCATCAGATGACGATGGAGCCAAGAAGCCTCCCCTGAGCGCCATCACGGACACTGCAAGCAAACCTCCCCCTATTCCAAACTCAACCTTAAAGCCCACGTCCAGCTTCAGGAACACTCAGAATATGTTCAACAAGGACAGGGAGAAGGCTGAAGCATCAGATGATGCGAAAACAGATGGAGCCAAGAAGCCTCCACGGACCACCAACACAGACGCTGAAAACAAACCACCACCTATTCCAAACTCGACCATAAAGCCTGCCTCCAGCTTCAGGAACACTCAGAACATGTTCAACaaggagagggaaaaaaatgaaccaTCAGATGGCGGCATGAAGACCACTCCGCCTCCCAAACCTCCAGCCAGTAAAAAACCCAGCATTAAGAGGCCATCTCAGACCAGCAAGGTGAAAGACGTTGCCACCTCAGGCCCAAAGCAAAACCCCCTCCCCAACAGTTTAGCTTTGGGCCCTGCTCCTGCTAAGCCTAACCGACCTCCTAAAGTCAACCTGGAGAACTTTAAAAGAGGTGCCGAGGCCCCGGATGAGG gtCCTGGCACTTTAAAGAAACCCTTCATCCCAACTCCTCAGCCCTCTCACCCCAGTAACAATGGCAACAACGTGACCCCAGCTCAACCTCTACCGCCTGCACTTCCTAGCCTGCCTCCACGACATCCTGCAGCCAT GGTCCTGCAGGATGAGTGCTACGATGATGTTGACGAGTTTAGcagccctccacctcctcctctaccaTCATCTGCAG GTCACCCAAGTCAGAGGAAAGAG GTGGCAAGTGACGATGATGATGGAGAGATGTATGAAGACCTTGATGATCGATG GGAAGCAGCTGAAAAGCCAGACaagaacaaagagaaagaggagaaaaagcgTCTGGAGGCAGAGAAGAAGGAGCAGAAGGAACGTGAGAAGAAGGAACAAGACGCAAGGAAGAAATTCAAA CTGGTCGGACCCCTGGAGGTGATTCACCAAGGTAAAGCTCGCGTGGACTGCCGAGGTGGTAAGACTGACCTGGGTCTGAAGCAGGGAGACAGTCTGGACATCATCCGCGTCCAGGGCAACCCAGAAGGAAAATGGTTGGGACGGACACAGGACGGATCCA TTGGCTATGTGAAGACGACTTCAGTGGAGATTGACTTTAACAGTCTGAAGAATCATAAACCTCAGCAGGCCTACGACCCCGAGGTTTATGATGACGTCGATGTGGCCTTGCATGATAACAG TGGGAGCAGAGGACCAGGAG TTGTCCTTCCACCACTGCCAGGAGAAGACGGAGAAATATATGACGATGTTGTTGATCCAAACCTAGACGTCAG AGTGCCTCCACCCAGCCAGTTCACTGCAGAGGTGAATTCAG ATCAGCAAGGAGCAGCAGTTGATGAGGAGATATATGATGATGTTGACTCTCAAAATGCTCCTCAACCTCCTTCGATCAGCAG CCTCCTGTCACTGAAAGGCAAAATTAAAGCTGACGATTCAGACtcaaagaggcagaaaaagctggagaaagaggagaaggaaTTCAGGAAGAAGTTTAAA TATGAAGGGGAGATCCAGGTGTTGTACCAGGTGACCATCATCCCGACACTGAATACTAAGAAGTGGAGCAGTAAAGACCTTCCGGTGAAAGCAGGAGAGAAACTAGACGTCATAGTTAAAGCTGAGGACAACAAGCTGGTCTGTCGGAACGAGGACGGCAAGT TTGGTTACGTTTTGACCAGCCACATTGCTACGGA TGATGGCGATATCTACGATGATATTGGAGACG ACTGCATCTATGACAACGATTGA